From the Lysobacterales bacterium genome, one window contains:
- the mtgA gene encoding monofunctional biosynthetic peptidoglycan transglycosylase — protein MAVVRKVWWRRLSWRLLQAAIVFVVLSVMLVLALRWLPPPSTAFVLARRIDGWTGAAANLPIRRDWVAQPDIAPELFLAVVAAEDQRFPDHHGFDLQAIEQALDDREKGKVRGASTISQQVAKNLFLWSGRSWVRKGLEVWFTGLIELCWPKRRILEMYVNVAEFGDGVYGAQAAAKQYFGRDAAHLNAAQAARLAAVLPNPKYYSVAKPGPYVLRRQQWIERQMRQLGGRDYLAPVLVD, from the coding sequence ATGGCCGTGGTCCGCAAAGTCTGGTGGCGACGCCTGTCATGGCGCCTGCTGCAGGCCGCGATCGTGTTCGTCGTGCTGTCGGTGATGCTGGTGCTCGCGTTGCGCTGGCTGCCGCCGCCGAGCACAGCTTTCGTGCTGGCGCGACGCATCGATGGCTGGACCGGCGCGGCGGCGAATCTGCCGATCCGACGCGATTGGGTCGCGCAGCCGGACATCGCACCGGAACTGTTCCTCGCCGTCGTCGCCGCGGAAGACCAGCGTTTTCCCGATCATCATGGCTTCGATCTGCAGGCGATCGAGCAGGCGCTGGATGATCGCGAGAAAGGCAAGGTGCGTGGTGCCAGCACGATCTCGCAGCAGGTCGCCAAGAACCTGTTCCTGTGGTCGGGGCGCAGCTGGGTGCGCAAGGGTCTGGAAGTGTGGTTCACCGGCCTGATCGAACTGTGTTGGCCGAAGCGGCGCATCCTCGAGATGTACGTGAACGTTGCCGAATTCGGCGACGGCGTGTACGGCGCGCAGGCCGCCGCGAAGCAGTATTTCGGCCGCGATGCGGCGCATCTGAACGCAGCTCAGGCGGCGCGTCTGGCCGCGGTCTTGCCGAACCCCAAGTACTACAGCGTCGCGAAGCCCGGACCTTACGTATTGCGGCGACAGCAATGGATCGAAAGGCAGATGCGCCAACTCGGCGGGCGCGACTATCTGGCGCCGGTGCTGGTCGATTGA
- a CDS encoding Hsp33 family molecular chaperone HslO — translation MNESPFTPVDPEGIRRFLFEGAGVRGVIVRLEHSWRQIRGRDAYPERVAQVLGEVTAATALFAGDIQLAGSVSVQMKASPTLPLVFAECTADGHVRGLARWGDGAEASALRPDELPGAVLAITIERQETGTRYQGLVPLEGDAFARSFEAYFAQSEQLPTAIYLASDENTCAGVLIQQIPAEGGAERERDALTFEHAKILADTLQAEELLKLDATELLHRLYHEDDLRLFDAHPVRFQCRCSRERVAGMLRTLGRDEVFAVLAEQGQVAVTCEFCNEPYGFDGIDLEQLFASDTLNAAPQRAQ, via the coding sequence ATGAATGAGTCCCCGTTTACTCCCGTCGATCCCGAAGGCATCCGTCGTTTCCTGTTCGAAGGCGCAGGCGTGCGCGGCGTGATTGTGCGGCTCGAACACAGTTGGCGCCAGATTCGCGGCCGCGACGCCTATCCCGAGCGCGTTGCGCAGGTGTTGGGCGAAGTCACCGCCGCCACTGCGCTGTTCGCCGGGGACATCCAGCTGGCCGGGAGTGTGTCGGTGCAGATGAAGGCGTCGCCGACGTTGCCGCTGGTGTTCGCGGAATGCACGGCGGACGGTCACGTGCGGGGATTGGCGCGCTGGGGCGACGGCGCGGAAGCCAGTGCATTGCGTCCCGACGAATTGCCCGGCGCCGTACTCGCGATCACCATCGAACGTCAGGAGACCGGCACCCGCTATCAAGGCCTGGTGCCGCTCGAAGGCGATGCCTTCGCACGCAGCTTCGAGGCCTATTTCGCGCAGTCGGAACAGTTGCCAACGGCGATCTATCTGGCCTCGGACGAAAATACCTGTGCTGGCGTGCTGATCCAGCAGATTCCGGCCGAGGGAGGCGCCGAGCGTGAGCGCGACGCGCTGACCTTCGAGCACGCGAAGATCCTTGCCGACACGCTGCAGGCCGAGGAACTGCTCAAGCTCGACGCCACCGAACTGCTGCACCGCCTGTATCACGAGGATGATCTGCGCCTGTTCGACGCGCATCCGGTGCGCTTTCAATGCCGCTGTTCGCGCGAGCGCGTGGCCGGCATGCTGCGCACGCTGGGGCGCGACGAAGTCTTCGCGGTGCTGGCGGAACAAGGTCAGGTCGCGGTGACCTGCGAGTTCTGCAATGAACCCTATGGTTTCGACGGAATCGACCTGGAACAGCTGTTTGCCAGCGACACGCTGAATGCTGCACCGCAGCGCGCACAGTAG
- a CDS encoding DUF4097 family beta strand repeat protein: MKSLIQPNLLAIALLAALSTPAFAASPIAETVAPLDARGTLEASNVRGRISVTAWDRNEVSWSGALAAGAKLVVEKSASRISLSVESEEGGSWIGWNKGPREDSVLVIKVPASASLDLSAVSANIDVTAMRGSASIEAESVSGEVVLHGSSTDKLEISSVSGDVTFDGQAGRVDAETVSGDLRINGASGDVSVETVSGSAIVHAQTVQEFEGSSVSGDIDFEGALAADGRMDVESMSGDVSITLPADTSGRVSVESFSGDLDNDFGLAVEKEDGPGSTMHGKLGSGSASIEIESFSGDVDLRKR; encoded by the coding sequence ATGAAGTCCCTGATCCAACCCAATCTGCTCGCCATCGCGCTGCTCGCCGCGCTGTCCACGCCGGCGTTCGCCGCCAGTCCGATTGCCGAGACCGTGGCGCCACTCGATGCGCGCGGCACCCTGGAAGCGTCCAACGTGCGTGGACGCATCAGCGTCACCGCCTGGGATCGCAATGAAGTGAGCTGGAGCGGCGCGCTCGCCGCTGGCGCCAAGCTCGTCGTCGAGAAAAGCGCCAGCCGCATTTCGCTCAGTGTCGAATCCGAAGAAGGCGGCAGCTGGATCGGCTGGAACAAGGGGCCGCGCGAGGACAGCGTGCTGGTGATCAAGGTGCCGGCGAGTGCGTCGCTGGATCTGTCGGCGGTCAGCGCCAACATCGACGTGACGGCGATGCGCGGTTCGGCCTCGATCGAAGCCGAATCCGTCAGCGGCGAAGTGGTGCTGCATGGATCAAGCACCGACAAGCTGGAGATTTCCAGCGTTTCCGGTGACGTGACGTTCGACGGCCAGGCCGGCCGCGTCGACGCGGAAACCGTCAGCGGTGACCTGCGGATCAACGGTGCCTCTGGCGACGTGTCGGTCGAGACCGTCTCTGGCAGCGCCATCGTGCACGCGCAGACGGTCCAGGAATTCGAAGGCTCGTCGGTGTCCGGCGACATCGATTTCGAAGGTGCCTTGGCGGCTGATGGCCGCATGGATGTCGAGAGCATGAGCGGCGATGTCAGCATCACCCTGCCGGCCGATACCAGTGGCCGCGTCTCGGTCGAATCGTTCAGCGGCGATCTCGACAACGATTTCGGACTAGCGGTCGAGAAGGAAGATGGTCCGGGGTCGACCATGCATGGCAAGCTCGGCAGCGGCAGTGCCAGCATCGAGATCGAGTCGTTCAGCGGCGATGTCGATCTGCGCAAGCGCTGA
- a CDS encoding sigma-70 family RNA polymerase sigma factor, whose product MPTASVPNALPADTADHALVRAAAEGDRHAFERLYRRHSARVFAVILRLQGGDRARAEDLTQDAFVRVWQKLPEFRFESAFSTWLHRLAVNTALMALRSARGEPGADEDVDDPGFHLADTLARSPELGIDLDKVIARLPPRARAVLVLHDVEGWKHEEISGELGMAVGSSKAQLHRARNLIKQWLGGPHGRA is encoded by the coding sequence CTGCCGACCGCTTCCGTGCCCAACGCGCTGCCCGCGGACACCGCTGATCACGCACTCGTCCGCGCAGCGGCCGAGGGTGACCGGCATGCCTTCGAGCGCCTGTACCGTCGGCATTCGGCGCGCGTGTTTGCGGTGATCCTCCGCCTGCAGGGCGGTGATCGTGCCCGTGCCGAAGACTTGACCCAGGATGCCTTCGTGCGCGTCTGGCAGAAACTGCCGGAATTCCGCTTCGAGAGTGCGTTCTCGACCTGGCTGCATCGACTGGCGGTGAACACGGCGCTGATGGCCTTGCGTTCGGCGCGCGGCGAACCCGGTGCGGACGAGGACGTGGACGATCCCGGATTCCACCTTGCCGACACCCTGGCGCGCTCGCCCGAACTTGGCATCGACCTCGACAAGGTCATCGCGAGGTTGCCGCCGCGCGCACGCGCCGTGCTCGTGCTGCACGACGTTGAAGGCTGGAAGCACGAAGAAATTTCCGGCGAGCTTGGCATGGCCGTCGGTTCATCCAAGGCGCAGCTGCATCGCGCCCGCAATCTCATCAAGCAATGGCTCGGAGGTCCCCATGGACGAGCTTGA